GGAGCCACTGTTTGGTTTCCGGAAGCGACTGGGCCTCGTAGAGGTACTTGATACCGCCATTGTCCACCGTTCGCGGATATCGCTCAACAAGATCCTGTTCGAGCAGCGGTTTCAACTGCTTGCCAACCGTACTCGAGTCGCGGTCGAGAATGTCAACAATTTCAGCAATTGAGCAGTGTGGATGGTCGAGAACGGTCAGATACACCCGAAACTCGGCTTCGTTGATGCCACAAATGGTAGCCATCGCACCTATCAGCTCTAGCTTGGGGTTCTCTACCAGTAGTTGCTGAAATGCTTGG
This portion of the Haladaptatus sp. R4 genome encodes:
- a CDS encoding helix-turn-helix domain-containing protein produces the protein MDQSGCDIIRKDGLADDRDEDASERSQAFQQLLVENPKLELIGAMATICGINEAEFRVYLTVLDHPHCSIAEIVDILDRDSSTVGKQLKPLLEQDLVERYPRTVDNGGIKYLYEAQSLPETKQWLQHELDAWTDMVFSQFSHLRVN